TTTGGCCGGATTCTCGACGCGCGTGCGGCAGGCAGTTCTCAAAATCCGCACGAAGCCGCTCTTGCCGCTGCCATTGCGGCCATAAACGATCGTCAGAGCTTTCGGACAAAAGGTGAGGCCTGCCTTTGGTACGAGCCGGTTAATGTTCTCGGCATTGGCGATACCCTTCAGCACGATGGGCTGGTGTTTTCCGCCCCCGAAATGGCTTTTGACGAAAGGAACGGCCGCCGGCGGAGCGCTGGCAAGGGTGAATCCGGCAGCTTTTTTGACCATGCCCAGCAGCTCGCCGAGGTCGCCGTCCGTAAGGTCATTGCTGATCGCGAGTCTGCGCAGGGCATCCTGCTTCCAGGACGACAATTTATTCGACCAATCCAAGACATCGTCTATCGGCTCTCTAGTCATTATTGTCCCCCCGAATGATGATATGCTTTTATACGATTTTCTGCGGGTAATGCCCGCCCGATCAGCTAATTCAATACCACGGCGGTTGCCCAACGCGTAAGGTCCAACCCCTACGAGCAGACGGCAAACAAAAAGGGGCAGGAATTGACGTATCGCTTTGTTCACGCTGCGGATATCCATCTCGACTCGCCGCTACGTTCGCTCGCGCTACGCCATACCGATCTCGCCGAGCTGATCGGCAACGCCACTCGGCAAGCCTTCGTGCGTACTATCGACCTTTGCCTCGACGAACAGGTCGATGCTCTCGTGATCGCTGGCGACCTCTACGACGGGGATCAAACCTCGATGAAGACGGCCCGCTTTCTGGCCGAGCAACTGCGGCGCCTCGACCAGGCGGGCATCCGCGTCTTCATCATCCGCGGCAATCATGACGCGCTGTCGAGGATCACCAAGGAATTGGTGCTCCCCGATTCCGTGAAAGTTTTCGGCGGACGAGCGGAAGCGATCGCTATCGATCGGGCTCCCGGACGCGTCCCCGTCGTCATCCATGGCCTGAGCTTTGCTCAGCCCCATGCGCCGGAGAACCTCCTGGGGCGGTTTCGACCTGTGGTGGATGGGGCGATCAATATTGGCATTCTGCATACGAGCCTAGGCGGCTCCCGCGATCACGACCTCTATGCTCCGTGCAGCCTTTTCGATCTCCAGGCGACGGGATTTCACTATTGGGCGCTTGGCCACGTGCACAAGCGCTCCACCGCCGAGGGAGCGTGCGCGATTGTGATGCCGGGCATGCCGCAGGGTCGCGATATCAACGAAGCGGGACCTAAATCGGTCACGCTCGTGACCATCTCCGACGATCGTTCGATTCGCTTGGAAGAGCATTTCACCAGCGTCGCTCAATTCGAGCGGATTTCCATCGACGCCACCGGTTTGGACGATTGGCGCGATTTGGTGTCGGCCCTGACACGCGCGCTCGAGAACGTGCGCGATGAGGTCCGCGCCGAACATCTTGTTGCGCGCGTGCGCATAACGGGCGCGACACCGTTGGCTTGGCGCATGCGGCGTGACAGCGACTTGCTGAAAGCCGAAGCCGACGACAGAGCCTCCGTGATCGGTCGCAGCTGGATCGAGCAGCTCGAAATCGCTAGCCGTCCCGTAGAAGAGCGAGGCGAGGCCTCCGGCGACCCAATCAGGGAGCTTCATCGCCTGATCGAAGACGATGTCCTCACGTCGGCGGCATTGCGAAGCGAACTCACCAGCATCGCCGAAGAGATACGGGCTCAGTTGCCGCAAGAATGTCGGGACATTTTTGGCAAGGATGAAGCCGCCTTCCAAGATGTCGTCGCTCGTCTGGCACAAGAGGGCGCCGAGGGCGTCGTGGCGCGCCTCGAGGCTGCCGGCGGGGAGAGTTGAGCCATGCGCCTCCGTCGTCTTGACCTCACCCGCTACGGCAAATTTACCGACCGCAGCATTGACTTCGGCGAGCCAACAGCAGGCGAGCCAGACCTGCATGTT
This region of Mesorhizobium sp. CAU 1732 genomic DNA includes:
- a CDS encoding DNA repair exonuclease, which translates into the protein MTYRFVHAADIHLDSPLRSLALRHTDLAELIGNATRQAFVRTIDLCLDEQVDALVIAGDLYDGDQTSMKTARFLAEQLRRLDQAGIRVFIIRGNHDALSRITKELVLPDSVKVFGGRAEAIAIDRAPGRVPVVIHGLSFAQPHAPENLLGRFRPVVDGAINIGILHTSLGGSRDHDLYAPCSLFDLQATGFHYWALGHVHKRSTAEGACAIVMPGMPQGRDINEAGPKSVTLVTISDDRSIRLEEHFTSVAQFERISIDATGLDDWRDLVSALTRALENVRDEVRAEHLVARVRITGATPLAWRMRRDSDLLKAEADDRASVIGRSWIEQLEIASRPVEERGEASGDPIRELHRLIEDDVLTSAALRSELTSIAEEIRAQLPQECRDIFGKDEAAFQDVVARLAQEGAEGVVARLEAAGGES